A portion of the Candidatus Hydrogenedentota bacterium genome contains these proteins:
- the ybgF gene encoding tol-pal system protein YbgF, giving the protein MVRTMCSLGVLVVLGSCLEAGAANQVETLLYDTHRKVTNLNDNLDGAIKKLNETTTQLVSRVDETEVQTRQLRSMMEENQVKLDVLEKQLGELTTTIYRQFNLTAGGKAAEAQMPSDTVAIVPPTAAGDPGAALGTAAEPAPEAPATAANSGAALAAYQQAQKVWLSNDYEGALQQFSEFLDRYPNTEQAGNAQYWQGRCYLKLERYDDAVSAFQNVRTKYPENDSKVSQAMQSQAVALSRLGRNDEAEKLLEEVVKKYPTTTAARQAETDLAKLRGN; this is encoded by the coding sequence ATGGTACGCACAATGTGCAGCCTCGGCGTGCTGGTCGTTCTGGGATCCTGCCTGGAAGCGGGAGCCGCGAACCAGGTCGAAACCCTCCTTTACGACACGCACCGCAAGGTAACGAACCTGAACGACAACCTCGACGGCGCCATCAAAAAGCTCAACGAGACGACCACCCAGTTGGTCAGCCGCGTCGACGAAACCGAAGTGCAGACCCGCCAGTTGCGGAGCATGATGGAAGAGAATCAGGTCAAGCTCGACGTACTCGAAAAGCAGCTCGGCGAACTGACCACGACGATCTACCGTCAGTTCAATCTGACCGCCGGCGGCAAGGCCGCCGAAGCCCAGATGCCCTCCGACACCGTCGCCATCGTGCCCCCGACCGCCGCGGGCGACCCCGGCGCGGCCCTGGGCACGGCGGCGGAACCCGCCCCCGAGGCGCCCGCCACGGCGGCAAACTCCGGCGCGGCCCTGGCCGCCTATCAGCAGGCCCAGAAAGTCTGGCTGAGCAACGACTACGAAGGCGCGCTCCAGCAATTCTCGGAGTTTCTTGATCGCTACCCCAACACGGAGCAGGCCGGCAACGCCCAGTACTGGCAGGGCCGCTGCTACCTGAAACTCGAGCGGTATGATGACGCCGTCAGCGCATTCCAGAATGTTCGCACCAAATACCCCGAGAACGACAGCAAAGTCTCTCAGGCGATGCAGTCTCAGGCGGTGGCCCTTTCCCGGCTCGGTCGCAACGACGAGGCGGAGAAGCTGCTGGAAGAAGTGGTCAAGAAATACCCCACCACCACCGCGGCACGCCAGGCGGAAACCGATCTTGCCAAGCTGAGAGGCAACTGA
- a CDS encoding tetratricopeptide repeat protein has translation MHRNIAWSALLAVTLFSGCVTTGSKNMETVVTDMHQRVNLLDTSMADSLARLNETTATLMARVSENEQQIRLLASLMEENQRKVDNLIKMLEDLKKTLYRHWGLSYSPTPIPKSRPSQEPAPVESPEAATSSASTVPAEIAQPAGAEAAPPLISEDKANADDGNAFAAAKAMYESEDYAGAIAAFTAFLDTYAKSPNRDKAQFWIAKSLLNQSEYSRAIEAFEAVRSNYPDSSYMAYALHNQAVAHYKLGDRETAVALMEEVVANYPTSTAAEHASRDLESLRKGNP, from the coding sequence ATGCATAGAAACATAGCATGGTCGGCCCTGCTGGCTGTGACGCTGTTTTCAGGTTGTGTCACCACGGGCTCCAAGAACATGGAGACCGTGGTGACCGACATGCATCAGCGGGTCAACCTGCTCGACACGAGCATGGCCGACTCGCTGGCCCGGCTGAACGAGACCACGGCCACCCTCATGGCCCGTGTGAGTGAAAACGAGCAGCAGATCCGACTGCTGGCCTCGCTGATGGAAGAAAATCAGCGCAAGGTCGACAACCTGATCAAGATGCTCGAAGATCTCAAGAAGACGCTCTATCGGCATTGGGGCTTGAGCTATTCGCCCACCCCCATCCCGAAGTCCCGTCCTTCGCAAGAGCCCGCTCCCGTCGAGTCCCCCGAGGCGGCAACTTCGTCCGCATCCACTGTTCCGGCTGAAATCGCGCAGCCTGCCGGGGCAGAGGCGGCTCCGCCCCTCATCTCGGAGGATAAGGCGAATGCGGACGACGGCAATGCCTTTGCCGCCGCCAAGGCGATGTACGAGAGCGAGGACTATGCCGGGGCCATTGCGGCCTTCACCGCATTCCTCGATACCTATGCCAAGTCGCCGAACCGTGACAAGGCGCAGTTCTGGATCGCGAAGTCACTGCTGAACCAGAGCGAGTATTCCAGGGCCATTGAAGCCTTCGAAGCTGTCCGGAGCAACTATCCCGACAGCAGCTATATGGCCTACGCCTTGCACAATCAGGCGGTTGCCCATTACAAGCTTGGTGATCGGGAAACGGCCGTCGCGCTGATGGAAGAGGTGGTCGCCAACTACCCCACCTCTACCGCGGCGGAACACGCAAGCCGCGACCTCGAATCCCTGCGGAAGGGCAATCCATGA
- the pal gene encoding peptidoglycan-associated lipoprotein Pal yields MFLTVLCLSLMVVSFAGCKKKDKPVDAASDTSANAGGEGSGTGGLPNVDLEKLLFEGDSRLKPIYFDFDSSSLSSEAIATLQSNAERIKEVPNVIIQIAGNCDERGTQEYNLALGERRAQAVREHLRQLGISGDRMITISYGEENPAVPGSSEAAWAQNRRAEFMRATAN; encoded by the coding sequence ATGTTCCTTACTGTACTGTGCCTTTCCCTCATGGTGGTCAGCTTCGCTGGCTGCAAGAAGAAAGACAAGCCCGTTGACGCTGCTTCCGACACCTCCGCGAACGCCGGTGGTGAAGGCTCCGGCACCGGCGGTCTGCCCAACGTCGATCTCGAAAAGCTCCTTTTCGAAGGCGATTCCCGCCTAAAGCCGATCTACTTCGATTTCGACAGCTCCTCCCTGAGCTCCGAAGCGATTGCGACCCTCCAGTCCAACGCTGAGCGCATCAAGGAAGTGCCGAATGTCATCATCCAGATCGCCGGCAACTGCGACGAGCGCGGCACCCAGGAGTACAACCTGGCCCTCGGCGAACGTCGTGCCCAGGCGGTCCGCGAACACCTCCGCCAGCTCGGCATCTCCGGTGATCGCATGATCACCATCAGCTACGGCGAAGAAAACCCCGCCGTCCCCGGCAGCAGCGAAGCCGCCTGGGCTCAGAACCGCCGCGCCGAGTTCATGCGGGCGACTGCAAACTAA
- a CDS encoding endonuclease/exonuclease/phosphatase family protein: MVARGLGLLALLVAGTDREVYADTMKTTTIKVLTFNILHGATMKKDGNLDVVAQVILDLDPDLVALQEVDVRTGRVGGQDLATQLGHRTRLHPLFARAMAFDGGEYGVAILSRYSFRSTRAIPLPSSPDNEPRVALEAVLDLPDGPSIAFVATHLDNASKIDRAAQARMINQEFGKRDLPRLLAGDFNATPDSETVTILKESWTPTDGLDAPPTFPSNKPEIKIDYVFFSPRERWVAKETRVIENTLASDHFALLCTLEFSTP, from the coding sequence ATGGTAGCTAGAGGACTGGGATTGCTGGCGCTGCTGGTCGCCGGCACGGACCGTGAAGTTTATGCGGACACCATGAAAACAACAACAATCAAAGTACTGACCTTCAACATTCTCCATGGCGCGACCATGAAAAAAGACGGCAACCTCGATGTGGTCGCCCAGGTCATTCTCGACCTGGACCCGGACCTCGTGGCCTTGCAGGAAGTAGACGTGCGAACGGGACGGGTTGGCGGTCAGGACCTGGCCACGCAACTTGGCCACCGCACCAGGCTTCACCCCCTCTTTGCCCGGGCCATGGCCTTCGATGGCGGCGAGTATGGCGTCGCTATCTTGTCCCGCTATTCATTTCGGAGTACCCGCGCAATCCCACTGCCTTCCTCGCCCGACAACGAGCCCAGGGTCGCTCTGGAAGCGGTCCTGGACCTGCCCGACGGGCCATCGATAGCCTTTGTCGCGACGCATTTGGACAATGCCTCGAAAATTGATCGCGCGGCGCAGGCTCGGATGATCAACCAGGAATTCGGAAAGCGCGACTTGCCCCGCCTCCTGGCGGGGGACTTCAACGCCACGCCGGACAGTGAGACCGTCACGATTCTCAAAGAATCCTGGACGCCCACCGACGGGCTCGACGCGCCACCTACTTTTCCCTCCAACAAGCCCGAAATCAAGATCGACTACGTATTTTTTTCACCGAGGGAACGCTGGGTCGCGAAAGAGACCCGGGTAATAGAAAACACGCTGGCCTCCGATCATTTTGCCTTGCTCTGCACCCTGGAATTCTCCACGCCCTGA
- a CDS encoding cytoplasmic protein, whose product MPAEKLISEALRPLFKGEGLDSPAIAGEPLIPRAFVWRGATYPVLAVLESGRGLGPCTHGSGELYVRKHWYRFATAGGNTWRVYFERRPRAGAASKRWWLYSIAVNEPTADRG is encoded by the coding sequence ATGCCCGCCGAGAAATTGATCAGTGAAGCGCTCCGTCCCCTCTTCAAGGGCGAAGGATTGGATTCCCCGGCGATTGCCGGAGAGCCCCTCATTCCCCGCGCCTTTGTCTGGCGCGGCGCCACCTATCCCGTGCTCGCGGTGCTGGAATCGGGTCGGGGGCTGGGCCCCTGCACCCACGGCAGCGGTGAACTGTACGTGCGTAAACACTGGTACCGATTCGCCACGGCGGGCGGAAATACCTGGCGAGTCTATTTCGAGCGGCGGCCCCGCGCGGGGGCCGCGTCAAAGCGATGGTGGCTCTATTCCATCGCAGTCAACGAGCCGACTGCGGATAGGGGCTGA
- a CDS encoding polyprenyl synthetase family protein → MTLVRIDASTMPRTGGKLLRPALCLLAAGAIGGRDLKQYVTLASSFEALHIASLAHDDVIDKALLRRGGSSLNAFWDNHAAVLGGDYLVARAVEMLSTYDVCAVVANAIRSVRCMAEGELYFFGREDEPIIAEDCIMLAEQKTASLFAEACSAPTYVIDARHRKALYQFGISLGIAFQLVDDMLDITQTTEQLGKPSCCDIVEGKKTIPIMHLKNGLDGDDLARLESMRGADITEADRAWVIALAEETGAREKTEAITNAYADEARGHLAQLPPSVFRDSMEGIVEFVMVRVS, encoded by the coding sequence TTGACTCTTGTGCGCATCGACGCGAGCACGATGCCGAGGACGGGCGGAAAGTTGCTTCGCCCCGCCTTGTGCCTCCTGGCGGCGGGGGCGATTGGAGGTCGCGATCTGAAGCAGTACGTCACCCTGGCCAGTTCCTTCGAGGCGCTTCATATCGCTTCGCTGGCCCACGACGATGTGATCGACAAAGCGCTGCTCCGCCGGGGCGGATCCTCCCTCAATGCCTTCTGGGACAATCACGCGGCGGTACTCGGCGGGGACTACCTGGTGGCGCGGGCCGTGGAAATGCTTTCGACCTACGATGTCTGCGCCGTGGTGGCCAACGCCATCCGCTCGGTGCGCTGCATGGCGGAAGGCGAGCTTTACTTCTTCGGTCGCGAAGACGAGCCCATCATTGCGGAAGACTGCATCATGCTGGCGGAGCAGAAGACGGCGAGCCTTTTTGCGGAGGCGTGCAGCGCTCCGACTTATGTCATCGACGCACGCCATCGAAAAGCACTCTATCAATTCGGCATCTCCCTGGGGATCGCATTCCAGCTCGTGGACGACATGCTGGACATCACCCAGACCACGGAGCAACTTGGCAAACCTTCCTGCTGCGATATTGTGGAAGGCAAGAAGACCATCCCCATCATGCACCTGAAGAATGGGTTGGACGGGGATGATCTGGCGCGGCTCGAATCGATGCGCGGCGCGGACATCACCGAAGCGGATCGGGCGTGGGTCATTGCCCTGGCTGAGGAGACCGGCGCGCGGGAAAAGACCGAGGCCATCACCAATGCCTACGCGGACGAGGCCCGCGGCCACCTGGCCCAGCTCCCCCCCAGCGTCTTTCGGGACAGCATGGAAGGCATCGTGGAATTCGTGATGGTGCGGGTATCCTGA
- a CDS encoding alpha-galactosidase, with translation MRPSLVLLCLGLSVSAFGATLADLPPEAALPTTGDWLVKGSDTPAGIYRSADAQSLVLSNGLIRREFRLSPNVATVAFDNLMTGEAILRGVKPEARVTLNGQSVDVGGLAGQPNYAFLAPEWLDSLTASPGAMTFTGFETGLPRERMAWARVRRHAPDATWPPKGVYLRMDYAAPAGGSDVTVSVHYELYDGIPVLSKWITLRNNSSAPVRLDSFTSEVLAVVEYGSDVDNRGVDYITPNLHVETDYAFGGMGVRDSSRHAVHWVPDPEYQTQVNYERLNPCLLEVRPTLGPAVDIAPGETFESFRTFLLVRDSTDRERNGLAQRRMYRLIAPWVTENPLMLHIRQSDPETVYKALDQCAEVGFEMAILSFGSGFEIEDASEENRARMKAYADYAEQRGVELGGYSLLASRTIDAENDVVMGEGESPTFGHSPCIGSAWGKKYFANLYDYYPATGFDLLEHDGSYPGDTCRSTVHPGHRGYEDSQWTQWRTITDYYKWCRGRGISLNVPDYYYLAGSTKSGMGYRETNWSLPRAQQVIHTRQNIYDGAWEKTPGMGWMFVPLTEYQGGGEVATIEPLDTHLEHYEKMLFSNLALGVQACYRGPRLYDTDRTKAMVKRWVDWYKTYRDILESDLVHGRRADGRDLDWMLHVNPRLKHKGMLAVFNPTAVPVARSLPVNLYYTGLTDAATVTGAEGASQRVEIGRDYGVNIKVAVPTGGFSWYVIE, from the coding sequence ATGCGCCCATCCCTGGTCCTGCTCTGCCTTGGCCTCTCCGTTTCTGCCTTCGGCGCCACGCTGGCCGATCTGCCGCCCGAAGCTGCCCTCCCCACGACGGGCGATTGGCTGGTCAAGGGGAGTGATACGCCAGCCGGGATTTACCGCTCGGCCGACGCCCAATCACTGGTGCTTTCCAACGGCTTGATCCGGCGCGAATTTCGCCTGTCGCCCAACGTCGCCACGGTCGCCTTCGACAACCTCATGACCGGCGAGGCTATTTTGCGTGGCGTGAAGCCGGAAGCGCGAGTAACCCTGAACGGGCAGTCTGTCGACGTGGGCGGACTCGCGGGTCAGCCCAACTACGCTTTTCTCGCGCCGGAATGGCTCGATTCACTGACGGCCTCCCCCGGCGCGATGACATTCACCGGCTTCGAGACGGGGCTTCCCCGGGAGCGCATGGCCTGGGCCCGGGTGCGGCGCCATGCGCCCGACGCGACCTGGCCCCCGAAGGGTGTGTACCTGCGCATGGATTACGCCGCGCCGGCAGGGGGGAGCGACGTAACGGTGTCGGTGCATTATGAGCTCTACGACGGCATTCCCGTGCTCTCCAAGTGGATTACCCTTCGAAACAACAGCTCCGCGCCCGTTCGGCTCGACAGCTTTACCAGCGAAGTCCTGGCCGTGGTGGAATATGGGTCCGACGTCGACAACCGGGGCGTGGACTACATTACCCCCAACCTTCACGTGGAGACGGATTACGCCTTCGGCGGCATGGGTGTCCGCGATAGTTCTCGCCACGCCGTGCACTGGGTTCCCGATCCCGAGTATCAAACCCAGGTCAACTACGAGCGGCTCAACCCCTGCCTGCTCGAAGTGCGCCCCACCCTTGGGCCCGCAGTGGATATTGCCCCGGGAGAGACCTTCGAGTCCTTCCGCACCTTCCTCCTCGTGCGCGATAGCACGGATCGCGAGCGCAACGGCCTGGCCCAGCGCCGCATGTACCGCCTCATCGCTCCCTGGGTCACCGAGAATCCGCTCATGCTCCATATTCGCCAGAGCGACCCCGAGACGGTCTACAAGGCGCTGGACCAGTGCGCGGAAGTCGGCTTCGAAATGGCTATCCTCTCCTTTGGCAGCGGTTTCGAAATCGAAGACGCGAGCGAAGAAAACCGGGCGCGGATGAAGGCCTACGCGGACTACGCCGAACAGCGCGGCGTGGAACTCGGCGGCTATTCCCTCCTCGCATCGCGCACCATCGATGCGGAGAATGACGTGGTGATGGGGGAGGGAGAATCGCCCACCTTCGGCCACTCGCCCTGCATCGGCAGCGCGTGGGGCAAGAAGTACTTCGCAAACCTCTACGATTACTATCCCGCCACCGGGTTTGACCTGCTGGAGCACGACGGCTCCTACCCCGGCGACACCTGCCGCTCTACGGTTCACCCGGGACATCGGGGCTATGAGGACTCCCAGTGGACCCAGTGGCGCACCATCACGGATTATTACAAGTGGTGTCGCGGGCGCGGCATCTCGCTGAATGTGCCGGACTACTACTACCTCGCCGGCTCCACAAAGAGTGGCATGGGCTACCGCGAAACCAACTGGAGCTTGCCCCGCGCCCAGCAGGTTATTCACACACGCCAGAATATCTACGACGGCGCCTGGGAGAAAACACCAGGCATGGGCTGGATGTTTGTGCCCCTCACGGAATACCAGGGTGGGGGAGAGGTGGCAACGATAGAGCCCCTCGACACCCATCTGGAGCATTATGAAAAGATGCTCTTTTCCAATCTCGCGCTGGGCGTCCAAGCCTGTTATCGCGGGCCCCGCCTCTACGATACCGACCGCACAAAGGCGATGGTGAAGCGGTGGGTGGATTGGTACAAGACCTACCGCGACATCCTGGAAAGCGATCTCGTCCATGGGCGCCGTGCCGATGGCCGTGACCTTGACTGGATGCTCCACGTGAATCCGCGCCTGAAGCACAAGGGTATGCTCGCGGTCTTCAACCCCACCGCGGTGCCGGTGGCGCGCAGCTTGCCGGTGAATCTTTACTATACCGGTCTCACCGACGCCGCAACGGTAACCGGGGCCGAAGGTGCGTCGCAGCGGGTGGAAATTGGGCGGGATTACGGTGTGAACATTAAAGTGGCGGTTCCGACCGGGGGATTCTCCTGGTACGTAATCGAATGA